A part of Liolophura sinensis isolate JHLJ2023 chromosome 1, CUHK_Ljap_v2, whole genome shotgun sequence genomic DNA contains:
- the LOC135471643 gene encoding LOW QUALITY PROTEIN: uncharacterized protein LOC135471643 (The sequence of the model RefSeq protein was modified relative to this genomic sequence to represent the inferred CDS: inserted 2 bases in 1 codon) translates to MAMVYSMGIRYFVILALFYWRCQTAYGAISEATPNLIYENCLRESGNMLRGNRLLSVSDEGLEWSCMQSFLWQTAAQREAPRNLTQQQVVFLQTLLGNPRSTRAWQIIQSSGGTSTQREVPVRSNTVTVRTPPTHRTLRPIVPRTSRPRFPPINRFNSQLATSQPTIRPTIRPTIRPTIRPSRNRVTGKTIRPTIRPTIRPSRNRVTGPRSFIRGTRTKRSSHDRLRRSLAAVARKEYRAMTDAERNAFHTALNLAKSSTILSPNVYDFVASLHSGILANGAHGGPAFLPFHRIYILLMDLVIAYFDNTNTVRLPFWDSTLDNELTNPTLSIMWHSTFAGQGNGFVSNGPFGSWSTLHGPSIIRNIGSGGALMSKANVDAVLTQSYLSEISKPTAAFQYDLERYHGIVHGWVGGDMGSLNTATNDPVFFMHHAFIDCVWQRFRDLQPGKGVNPNTDYPNTLQTYHRPTDSVGIVPSITNSQAVTAFYASFSRCEHPRCPRCGPYLRCVNDRCVPVLSDEADPCPSCPGSSQGGYTGYQNSYCINGYCDTNEWAYVPVQITYSRPPDYDTTEQYGSYPVVGGRSRRQYDIYNPRGYTSTGIYGRRYSRQDRSSRYTDCGCRQGDANSGIVYVQSYGANYDGSYREYAVVDRRYAISSNTAYVAVRNPRQGASQAYVNVYDDCGRLCRPTCWNRFSRRWVPCSGAVTLTTGGGRNRGYGDTYEDATYQVWDYSDELYPIYSQNNIYLNYFCDYTGTWPWVPVAASSRSCRKMTSWRYSVILVLSLICSTLATISEETPSSIYADCLREADQTLTKYPELKATDEELQWSCMQSYLWRTVEEREAPRKLTSEQVEFLETLVGRPGSNEAWELGSSKALPEKHLRLRRSLANVPRKEYRALTDAERTAFHDALNDAKQFPFTSSMLLYDFLASLHSGTLANGAHYGPAFLPFHRIYLLLMDLVIAYFDNTNTVRLPFWDSTLDNELANPTLSIMWHSTFAGQGNGFVSNGPFGSWSTLHGPSIIRNIGSGGALMSKANVDAVLTQSYLSEISKTXTAAPQYDLERYHGIVHSWVGGDMGSLNTATNDPVFFMHHAFIDCVWQRFRDLQPGKGVNPNTDYPNTLQTYHRPTDSVGIVPSITNSQAVTAFYASFSRCEHPRCPKCGPYLRCVNDRCVPVLSDEADPCPSCPGSSQGGYTGYQNSYCINGYCDTNQWGYVPVQITYSRPPDYDTTEQYGSYPVRDGRAVTKYDVYSPRGYTETGIYTDRYSRQDRSTRYTDCGCRQGNANSGVVYVQSNGINYDGSYREYTIVDRRYAISSSIAYVAVRSPRERTTRAYINVYDECGRLCRPTCRVKGRSVPCSGAVAVTSYGNVRRGYGDTYEQATYQVWNFEDKENPSYSQDNIYLNYMCDYTGIWTTGVYRSTGK, encoded by the exons atggcg ATGGTATACAGCATGGGTATTCGTTACTTTGTAATTCTGGCTCTTTTCTACTGGCGCTGCCAGACAGCATATGGAGCGATCTCTGAGGCCACCCCCAATCTCATCTATGAAAACTGTCTTCGAGAAAGCGGTAACATGTTGCGAGGAAACCGTTTGCTGTCCGTGAGTGACGAGGGATTGGAATGGTCTTGCATGCAGTCCTTCCTCTGGCAGACGGCAGCACAGAGAGAGGCTCCTCGGAACCTTACACAACAGCAGGTAGTATTTCTACAGACGTTACTAGGAAACCCTCGCTCTACAAGGGCCTGGCAGATAATCCAGAGCAGTGGAGGGACGTCCACTCAGAGAGAAGTACCGGTACGATCAAATACGGTCACTGTCCGGACTCCTCCGACTCACCGAACTCTCAGACCAATTGTGCCAAGGACTTCTCGACCACGTTTCCCACCCATCAACCGATTCAACAGCCAACTCGCCACCAGTCAACCCACCATCCGACCAACCATCCGACCAACCATCCGACCAACCATCCGACCCTCACGGAATCGTGTTACAGGTAAAACCATCCGACCAACCATCCGACCAACCATCCGACCCTCACGGAATCGTGTTACAG GACCCCGTTCTTTCATAAGGGGTACCAGAACCAAGAGGTCATCACATGATAGAC TTCGTCGATCATTGGCTGCAGTGGCCAGGAAGGAGTACCGTGCGATGACCGACGCTGAGAGGAACGCATTTCACACAGCTTTGAATCTGGCCAAGAGTAGCACA ATTCTGTCTCCCAACGTGTATGACTTCGTGGCGTCTCTACATTCGGGAATATTGGCAAACGGAGCTCACGGCGGGCCAGCCTTCCTCCCATTTCATCGTATCTACATACTCCT AATGGATCTCGTCATTGCATATTTTGACAACACCAACACGGTGAGGCTTCCGTTTTGGGATAGCACCCTGGACAACGAATTGACCAACCCTACTCTTTCCATCATGTGGCACAGTACATTTGCTGGTCAGGGTAATGGCTTCGTCTCGAATGGACCATTTGGATCCTGGTCAACTCTTCACGGCCCATCCATAATACGAAACATTGGCTCAGGTGGGGCTTTAATGTCCAAAGCCAATGTAGATGCTGTGCTTACCCAGTCATATCTGAGTGAGATTTCAAAACCCACGGCTGCCTTTCAGTATGACCTCGAAAGATATCACGGTATTGTACATGGCTGGGTGGGTGGAGACATGGGCAGCTTAAACACGGCAACCAACGACCCCGTGTTCTTTATGCACCACGCTTTCATCGACTGTGTTTGGCAGCGCTTTCGAGATCTGCAGCCTGGAAAAGGCGTGAACCCCAACACTGATTATCcgaacacattgcaaacatatCACCGACCAACGGACAGCGTTGGTATTGTGCCAAGTATCACCAATTCACAAGCAGTCACAGCATTCTACGCGTCATTCTCACGATGTGAACATCCCCGTTGCCCTAGATGCGGTCCTTACTTGCGGTGTGTAAATGATCGCTGTGTCCCTGTGCTGTCTGACGAGGCCGATCCTTGTCCGTCATGCCCGGGTAGCAGTCAAGGTGGGTACACAGGTTACCAGAATTCTTACTGCATCAACGGCTACTGCGACACGAATGAGTGGGCGTACGTACCAGTCCAAATCACCTATAGCCGTCCTCCAGATTACGATACCACGGAACAGTATGGGTCCTATCCAGTTGTAGGAGGTCGTTCTCGTCGGCAGTACGATATCTACAATCCACGTGGCTACACTTCGACCGGAATCTACGGCAGGAGATATTCCCGCCAGGATCGTAGCTCCCGCTACACGGACTGTGGCTGTCGGCAGGGTGACGCGAACAGTGGAATCGTATATGTCCAGTCCTATGGGGCAAACTACGATGGCAGCTACAGAGAATACGCTGTTGTCGATCGAAGGTACGCCATTTCCTCGAACACTGCTTATGTAGCAGTACGGAACCCACGACAGGGCGCATCACAAGCTTATGTCAACGTATATGACGACTGTGGAAGGTTGTGCCGTCCAACCTGCTGGAACAGATTCAGCCGACGATGGGTTCCGTGTTCAGGGGCCGTAACACTTACAACAGGTGGTGGAAGAAACCGAGGGTACGGCGACACCTATGAAGATGCCACCTATCAGGTGTGGGATTACAGTGATGAACTGTATCCTATCTACAGCCAAAACAATATCTACCTGAATTACTTCTGTGACTACACGGGCACCTGGCCCTGG GTACCTGTAGCTGCTAGCTCAAGAAG TTGCAGGAAAATGACGTCTTGGCGATATAGCGTTATTTTGGTCCTGTCGCTGATTTGTAGTACGCTGGCCACAATTTCAGAGGAAACACCAAGTTCGATATACGCCGATTGCCTACGAGAGGCCGATCAGACCCTAACCAAGTATCCCGAGCTGAAAGCCACGGATGAGGAACTACAGTGGTCTTGTATGCAATCGTACCTATGGCGGACAGTGGAGGAGCGCGAAGCTCCGCGAAAACTAACCAGTGAACAGGTGGAGTTTCTGGAGACATTGGTCGGGAGGCCCGGCTCAAATGAGGCCTGGGAATTAG GCTCTTCCAAAGCACTTCCCGAAAAGCACCTACGAT TGAGGCGATCATTGGCCAATGTCCCCAGGAAGGAGTATCGAGCTTTGACCGATGCAGAAAGAACAGCCTTTCATGATGCGCTGAATGATGCCAAGCAGTTTCCG TTTACTTCTTCAATGTTACTGTATGACTTCTTAGCGTCTCTCCATTCGGGTACTCTGGCCAATGGAGCCCACTACGGGCCAGCCTTCCTCCCATTCCATCGTATCTACCTACTGCT AATGGATCTCGTCATTGCATATTTTGACAACACCAACACGGTGAGGCTTCCGTTTTGGGATAGCACCCTGGACAACGAATTGGCCAACCCTACTCTTTCCATCATGTGGCACAGTACATTTGCTGGTCAGGGTAATGGCTTCGTCTCGAATGGACCATTTGGATCCTGGTCAACTCTTCACGGCCCATCCATAATACGAAACATTGGCTCAGGTGGGGCTTTAATGTCCAAAGCCAATGTAGATGCTGTGCTTACCCAGTCATATCTGAGTGAGATTTCAAAAAC CACCGCTGCCCCTCAGTATGACCTCGAAAGATATCACGGTATTGTACATAGCTGGGTGGGTGGAGACATGGGCAGCTTAAACACGGCAACCAACGACCCCGTGTTCTTTATGCACCACGCTTTTATCGACTGTGTTTGGCAGCGCTTTCGAGATCTGCAGCCTGGAAAAGGCGTGAATCCCAACACTGATTATCcgaacacattgcaaacatatCACCGACCAACGGACAGCGTTGGTATTGTGCCAAGTATCACCAATTCACAAGCAGTCACAGCATTCTACGCGTCATTCTCACGATGTGAACATCCCCGTTGCCCTAAATGCGGTCCTTACTTGCGGTGTGTAAATGATCGCTGTGTCCCTGTGCTGTCTGACGAGGCCGATCCTTGTCCGTCATGCCCGGGCAGCAGTCAAGGTGGGTACACAGGTTACCAGAATTCTTACTGCATCAACGGCTACTGCGACACGAACCAGTGGGGATACGTACCAGTCCAGATCACCTATAGCCGTCCTCCAGATTACGATACCACGGAACAGTATGGATCCTATCCAGTGAGGGATGGACGAGCTGTTACAAAATACGACGTCTATAGCCCTCGAGGCTACACCGAAACTGGAATCTATACAGATCGATATTCCCGCCAGGATCGCAGCACCCGCTACACAGACTGCGGGTGTCGTCAGGGTAACGCGAACAGTGGCGTCGTTTATGTCCAGTCCAATGGGATCAACTACGATGGAAGCTACAGAGAGTACACTATTGTTGACCGAAGGTACGCCATTTCATCGAGCATCGCTTACGTCGCGGTCCGAAGTCCAAGAGAAAGAACCACGCGAGCCTATATTAACGTGTATGACGAATGCGGAAGATTGTGTCGCCCTACATGCAGGGTTAAGGGACGATCGGTGCCGTGTTCTGGAGCAGTGGCAGTAACAAGCTACGGGAATGTGCGCCGTGGATACGGCGATACCTATGAGCAGGCCACATATCAAGTATGGAACTTTGAGGACAAAGAGAACCCTAGTTACAGCCAAGATAACATCTACCTGAACTACATGTGTGACTACACCGGCATCTGGACCACAGGTGTGTACAGGTCAACTGGCAAATAA